The Cervus canadensis isolate Bull #8, Minnesota chromosome 9, ASM1932006v1, whole genome shotgun sequence genome contains a region encoding:
- the GTF3A gene encoding transcription factor IIIA, translating into MRKRRRARGLSEHARAPRQGSNPALQRSRSRKCPGPTRWVRGSGRWSAVPRHVAQHVAERLAQGNLEPPASVAEAVSSLTIADAFVAAGEGGAPPLPRRFICSFPNCSAAYNKAWKLDAHLCRHTGERPFVCDHEGCGKAFVRDYHLSRHALIHTGEKPFVCTASGCDQKFNTKSNLKKHFERKHENQQKQYACSFEGCKKTFRKHQQLKTHQCQHTNEPLFKCAHEGCGKHFASPSSLKRHGKVHEGYICQKECSFVAKTWTELLKHMRETHKEDIRCGVCQKTFKRKEFLRQHMRTHAPNRDVCRCPRAGCGRTYTTAFNLQSHILSFHEEQRPFVCEHAGCGKTFAMKQSLSRHAVVHDPNMKKIKVRPSRGKRSLASRLSGYLPPKRTQDQAVPLPRNGEPLSCMEGHAHSTLPC; encoded by the exons ATGCGCAAACGCAGGCGCGCGCGGGGTCTCTCGGAGCATGCGCGAGCGCCGCGCCAGGGCTCCAACCCTGCCCTTCAGAGGTCACGCTCCCGGAAGTGCCCTGGGCCCACGCGTTGGGTCAGGGGGAGCGGTAGGTGGTCAGCGGTTCCGCGGCACGTGGCCCAGCACGTGGCCGAGCGCTTGGCCCAGGGCAACCTGGAGCCGCCGGCCTCGGTGGCCGAGGCGGTGTCGTCCCTGACTATCGCCGATGCATTCGTTGCAGCCGGCGAGGGCGGCGCCCCGCCGCTCCCTCGGAGGTTCATCTGCTCCTTCCCCAACTGCAGCGCCGCTTACAATAAGGCCTGGAAGCTGGACGCGCACCTGTGCCGGCACACAGGGGAG AGACCATTTGTTTGTGACCACGAAGGGTGTGGCAAGGCCTTCGTCAGGGACTACCATCTCAGCCGCCACGCCCTGATTCACACCGGGGAAAAGCCCTTTGT TTGTACAGCTAGTGGCTGTGATCAGAAATTCAACACAAAATCAAACTTGAAGAAACATTTTGAACGCAAACATGAAAACCAGCAAAAACAATATGCA TGCAGTTTTGAAGGGTGTAAGAAGACCTTTAGGAAACATCAGCAGCTGAAAACCCACCAATGCCAGCACACCAACGAGCCACTCTTCAA GTGTGCCCACGAGGGATGTGGAAAACACTTTGCCTCCCCCAGCAGCCTGAAGCGGCACGGGAAGGTCCACGAGG gctATATATGTCAAAAAGAATGTTCTTTTGTGGCAAAAACATGGACAGAGCTTCTAAAACACATGAGAGAAACCCATAAAG AGGACATAAGGTGTGGTGTGTGCCAGAAAACGTTTAAACGCAAGGAATTCCTGCGGCAGCACATGAGGACGCATGCCCCCAATCGAGATGTGTGCCGGTGTCCACGGGCAGGCTGCGGCCGCACCTACACCACCGCCTTCAACCTCCAGAGCCACATCCTCTCCTTCCACGAGGAACAGCGCCCCTTCGTGTGTGAGCATGCCGGCTGCGGCAAGACCTTTGCCATGAAG CAGAGCCTCAGCAGGCATGCTGTTGTGCATGACCCCAACATGAAGAAAATCAAA GTGAGGCCGTCTCGTGGGAAGCGGAGCCTGGCCTCCCGGCTCAGTGGGTACCTCCCTCCTAAGAGGACACAGGACCAGGCCGTGCCTTTGCCCAGGAATGGGGAGCCGCTGAGCTGCATGGAAGGCCACGCACACTCCACGTTGCCATGCTGA
- the MTIF3 gene encoding translation initiation factor IF-3, mitochondrial isoform X1, protein MIIVLPKRMAALFLKKLTSQTIKTENYYIRRYLGKYILQGPAPTQLSPRLSCLIHAKAFSTEDTQDERTKKKKNETAFSSVGRKINERIIHVLDEQGNDLGHMHRANVIRLMAERDLRLVKRDPHAEPPQYQLLTGAQIHQERLQLREAERAAPKPGPTLTKELTFSSNIGQHDLDTKSKQIQQWIEKKYKVQITVKKAKSADEPENKMEEICNRIVQTMSGIATFSSRPQPIRGGKAVMCVLRPLSKKEEAAWRATPGTPRGDALNRGDRKDGASGVLPQ, encoded by the exons ATGATTATAGTTCTCCCTAAAAG GATGGCTGCTCTTTTCCTCAAGAAGTTAACATCACAAACCATAAAGACTGAGAATTACTACATTAGAAGATATTTGGGCAAATACATTTTACAGGGGCCGGCGCCCACACAGCTGTCCCCAAGACTGTCCTGCCTCAttcatgcaaaagcttttagcaCTGAAGACACCCAGGATGagaggacaaagaaaaaaaagaacgaGACGGCTTTCAGTAGCGTTGGGAGAAAAATCAACGAGCGCATCATTCACGTGCTGGACGAGCAAGGCAACGACCTGGGCCACATGCACCGGGCGAACGTGATCAGGCTCATGGCTGAGCGGGACCTGCGGCTGGTGAAGAGGGACCCCCACGCAGAGCCCCCACAGTATCAGCTCCTGACGGGCGCACAGATCCACCAGGAGCGGCTGCAGCTCCGAGAGGCGGAGAGGGCCGCGCCCAAGCCGG GACCCACCCTGACCAAGGAGCTGACCTTTTCTTCAAATATTGGACAACATGATCTGGACACAAAGAGTAAACAGATTCAGCAGTGGATCGAAAAAAAGTACAAAGTCCAGATTACAGTAAAGAAAGCAAAGAGTGCAGACGAGCCCGAGAACAAAATG gaGGAGATATGTAATCGAATCGTCCAGACCATGTCTGGAATTGCAACCTTCTCATCCCGGCCACAGCCCATCAGAGGAGGCAAGGCTGTGATGTGTGTTCTTCGTCCCTTGAGCAAAAAGGAGGAGGCTGCGTGGAGAGCAACTCCGGGCACCCCGAGAGGAGACGCTCTGAACAGGGGAGACAGGAAGGATGGAGCATCTGGTGTCCTGCCCCAGTGA
- the MTIF3 gene encoding translation initiation factor IF-3, mitochondrial isoform X2, giving the protein MAALFLKKLTSQTIKTENYYIRRYLGKYILQGPAPTQLSPRLSCLIHAKAFSTEDTQDERTKKKKNETAFSSVGRKINERIIHVLDEQGNDLGHMHRANVIRLMAERDLRLVKRDPHAEPPQYQLLTGAQIHQERLQLREAERAAPKPGPTLTKELTFSSNIGQHDLDTKSKQIQQWIEKKYKVQITVKKAKSADEPENKMEEICNRIVQTMSGIATFSSRPQPIRGGKAVMCVLRPLSKKEEAAWRATPGTPRGDALNRGDRKDGASGVLPQ; this is encoded by the exons ATGGCTGCTCTTTTCCTCAAGAAGTTAACATCACAAACCATAAAGACTGAGAATTACTACATTAGAAGATATTTGGGCAAATACATTTTACAGGGGCCGGCGCCCACACAGCTGTCCCCAAGACTGTCCTGCCTCAttcatgcaaaagcttttagcaCTGAAGACACCCAGGATGagaggacaaagaaaaaaaagaacgaGACGGCTTTCAGTAGCGTTGGGAGAAAAATCAACGAGCGCATCATTCACGTGCTGGACGAGCAAGGCAACGACCTGGGCCACATGCACCGGGCGAACGTGATCAGGCTCATGGCTGAGCGGGACCTGCGGCTGGTGAAGAGGGACCCCCACGCAGAGCCCCCACAGTATCAGCTCCTGACGGGCGCACAGATCCACCAGGAGCGGCTGCAGCTCCGAGAGGCGGAGAGGGCCGCGCCCAAGCCGG GACCCACCCTGACCAAGGAGCTGACCTTTTCTTCAAATATTGGACAACATGATCTGGACACAAAGAGTAAACAGATTCAGCAGTGGATCGAAAAAAAGTACAAAGTCCAGATTACAGTAAAGAAAGCAAAGAGTGCAGACGAGCCCGAGAACAAAATG gaGGAGATATGTAATCGAATCGTCCAGACCATGTCTGGAATTGCAACCTTCTCATCCCGGCCACAGCCCATCAGAGGAGGCAAGGCTGTGATGTGTGTTCTTCGTCCCTTGAGCAAAAAGGAGGAGGCTGCGTGGAGAGCAACTCCGGGCACCCCGAGAGGAGACGCTCTGAACAGGGGAGACAGGAAGGATGGAGCATCTGGTGTCCTGCCCCAGTGA